A stretch of Apis cerana isolate GH-2021 linkage group LG1, AcerK_1.0, whole genome shotgun sequence DNA encodes these proteins:
- the LOC108001803 gene encoding ATP-binding cassette sub-family G member 1 encodes MTTSAQCSPTKSSLSCCQIDHNSHGDVHEVAIAANDGYFIQDKCSFPKRPEVDVTFCDIHFTVKEWSFRNLKSKTKDILHGVSGEFRAGELIAIMGPSGAGKSTLLNVLAGYTVKGVQGKILINGKVRVPYSERWKRTSCYIQQESLMRIRITVGEAMTLAAHLKLGYSISSAYKHTQVLELLEMLGLSHCYDTLCGKLSGGQKKRLDIALELLSNPSVLFLDEPTTGLDSSSCSQCIALLKRLANIERRTVICTIHQPSALLLEMFDAIYAVADGYCIYKGPVKSLLPHMSSIGINCPPYHNPADFLLEIAIGDYNITVDKLAAAMDTMCKNDKTVIYTMKPQLDENMKEPPRSAGFIAQCYLLYKRQLLCLKRDYTLLVVRLLCHLLIGIIFGYLYMGSGYRANGVLANYVYLYGSLLLIVYTGKMAVTLAFPLEMRILTREHFNRWYRLAPYYISMLLVEIPFQASCAATYLVVSYWLTGQPVETPRIISFMVVSIAASLTAQAWGFFIGATTPVNIAVFAGPIIAVLFSVFGFCIRYIDTPQIFRWMFYISYFRASFHSLLHTVYGFDRMDLKCDDFYCHYKKPAQFLKEMEIADTSVANNLILILGIGVLMHLLTASALWCKLNRR; translated from the exons ATGACCACTTCTGCACAATGTTCTCCGACCAAGTCGTCTTTAAGTTGTTGTCAAATCGATCACAACAGTCACGGTGACGTACATGAAGTTGCAATTGCTGCAAATGATGGTTATTTCATTCAAGACAAGTGCTCCTTTCCAAAAAGGCCTGAGGTAGACGTCACTTTTTGCGACATTCATTTTACAGTGAAAGAATGGAGCTTTCGAAACTTGAAATCAA AAACCAAAGATATTCTACATGGGGTCAGTGGCGAGTTCAGAGCCGGTGAATTAATTGCTATAATGGGTCCCTCTGGGGCCGGAAAATCTACTTTATTGAATGTTCTAGCTGGTTACAC agtGAAAGGAGTCCAGGGTAAGATTCtaataaatggaaaagttAGAGTACCGTATAGCGAGAGGTGGAAAAGGACTTCATGTTACATACAACAGGAATCCTTGATGAGAATAAGGATTACTGTGGGAGAAGCCATGACATTAGCTGCACATTTAAAACTTGGCTATAGTATCAGTTCAGCTTATAAGCACACTCAA GTTTTAGAATTGTTAGAAATGTTAGGTTTAAGTCATTGTTATGATACTCTATGTGGAAAACTGTCCGGTGGACAGAAAAAGCGATTGGATATTGCTCTGGAACTTTTAAGTAATCCTTCAGTATTATTCCTTGACGAGCCAACAACTG gttTGGATTCATCCTCATGTAGTCAGTGCATCGCACTATTAAAACGTCTTGCTAATATAGAAAGGCGTACAGTAATATGCACGATACATCAACCAAGTGCATTGCTCTTAGAAATGTTTGATGCTATTTATGCGGTTGCTGAtggatattgtatatataaaggcccagtaaaatctttattaccTCATATGTCCTCGATTGGAATTAATTGTCCACCTTACCATAATCCTGCAGACTTTC TTTTAGAAATTGCAATCggtgattataatattactgtGGATAAATTAGCAGCTGCCATGGATACGATGTGCAAGAATGACAAGACCGTTATTTATACGATGAAACCACAGTTAGACG aaAACATGAAAGAACCACCTCGATCAGCGGGATTCATTGCTCAGTGTTATTTACTTTACAAAAGACAATTACTTTGTCTTAAGAGGgattatacattattagtAGTACGTCTATTATGTCATTTGTTAATTGGAATAATCTTTGGTTATCTGTACATGGGAAGTGGTTATAGAGCCAACGGTGTACTTGCTAATTATGTTTATCTCTACGGATCATTGTTACTTATCGTGTATACCGGTAAAATGGCTGTCACACTTGCct tTCCACTGGAAATGCGGATATTAACAAGGGAACATTTCAATCGGTGGTATCGGTTAGCACCATATTATATTAGTATGCTACTAGTGGAAATACCTTTCCAGGCATCTTGTGCAGCAACCTATTTGGTTGTAAGTTATTGGTTAACAGGACAACCTGTAGAAACTCCtcgtataatttcttttatggtTGTCAGTATCGCTGCTAGTTTAACGGCTCAAGCATGGGGTTTTTTTATTGGTGCGACTACACCAGTTaat atCGCAGTATTTGCAGGACCCATAATTGCAGTACTATTTTCTGTATTCGGATTTTGTATTCGTTACATAGATACGCCGCAAATATTTCGATGgatgttttatatatcatacttTCGTGCCAGCTTTCACAGCCTTTTACACACTGTCTATGGTTTTGACCGGATGGACTTGAAATGTGATGATTTCTATTGTCATTATAAAAAACCAGCACAATTTCTTAAAGAGATGGAAATTGCTGATACAAGTGTTGCAAATAATCTCATTTTAATACTTGGTATTGGCGTATTAATGCATTTGTTAACTGCTAGTGCTCTCTGGTGTAAACTTAATAGAAGATAA
- the LOC108001800 gene encoding uncharacterized protein LOC108001800, which translates to MVSNISRGTPRIQVFRPTYEEFKDFTKYVEYMESKGAHKAGLAKVIPPPEWIPRKKGYDLDDLDLTIPAPICQVVTGKQGLYQQINIQKKSMTVKEYSKLANSERYNTPRHFDYEDLERKYWKNITYVAPIYGADVSGSLTDPDVKEWNINHLGTILDYVNKDYGISIDGVNTAYLYFGMWKTTFAWHTEDMDLYSINYLHFGAPKTWYAIPPEHGRRLERLASGFFPSSYQSCQAFLRHKMSLISPQILKQYSIPCNKITQEAGEIMITFPYGYHAGFNHGFNCAESTNFAAPRWVEYGKRATQCTCSKDMVKISMDTFVKRFQPERYELWLRGEDIGPHPEDPKQTAAPMPSQMDLLCSNSQLPQSYLNAAPKNKRHTIHKKKNIMATNPDVDMEELVNRPDIPPDVKKVLQDLELEEVDDQPDEQQLEVLEDIWLKAGEMDVNEASVFDDGYNRKKSRKRKKKNTDKSKSKKDYNKSINENVKVKTEIKMEPSDSFNFLPSTFSEQNAQLENNLQGSSNIIISSNNIIENIKVEESSDFSEAADKPLKKKKKHSKSGESKKMKSKNINKTKRKHLNISIFDTNEPLDVSDADVQRKLMAMPSLNLHKTPTINKDTSNHIISSDNEINMNSIKEKNLVSIANNSQIASSIYNNTKEMEKIIDNSVNERVNLYAKSTKKTSITTVKPSISKQISLKNISSDQIKPIHKIDKVIESECTNEDTNINTQETKSNTLTSCKSVGTIITEGTIFNYTKKDIIKAPRLSVLKSAYNISATDVSNVSKVDSVKSIGEENDTRIPLKNLLVSPKTWPIAKPREPKLSGSGIMFLNTNFPNPPILQKETLNQELANETKTVELSKPLTSCAIQIPRLEGIFAKNTILAQPLAQSVTCVSGMKADIKSLGKRSTTDTSKMMATKFWQPSTSNNSLFFLKDMRDEQAHSSTSLDAPETTISSSSLNLTSNNTFFLTTTSKCRNISLNTQSPLTIDFNKKYLQTSTSIPNTASSFVKIIPKSQDSLFMRKTINQKEEIYNRKPFKNGSTIVNKVKTVSTQVDAPLEIVQLNKNINITNSDTSIQYTTNHSITDLQDSQKTITISHLQQEQFPNVITIDNKLQSQNIQKSSETMYHSISPLKQLTNSRRKPKEKLKKATTRKKISIETKILGTTNLEESNTITSVDQSPSVSHRISMVPGHISDMLYPSVPNNELLKAFNDYWSAQISHCAICAPFTSSCNGHGRLMPPDWKYCKPTVLPESSPIWVSANVFVANSKEQVVEPENDKLLRCRECHVTVHASCYGITVLSTDLRNWACDKCKAGKTQVMCCLCPMRGGALKRTSDSNWAHILCALLLPGVTFKDAINKDPINVLTIKPNNVKQQCCYCGQKDGACLNCNQCNNLFHPSCGLISGATFTIPVYNSPELQITCDGHGDGKEKIPTIRQGEIVWAKHRNTRYYKAKVDSIHDTLFYMVTFSDDSFSEDLYPSDITNYDPGNPPQQGAAVIVKWTDGNLYNGIFEGTNHRIMYTVIFEDGSQLVLKRNEIYSLQEDMPKRVRSRLSVATEMKHRYHLYGTEDESEAQRKVKPSKYCD; encoded by the exons atggtTAGCAACATTTCACGGGGTACCCCGCGTATTCAGGTCTTTAGACCCACATATGAAGAATTTAAGGATTTTACCAAGTATGTAGAATATATGGAAAGCAAAGGAGCTCATAAAGCTGGATTAGCAAAAGTAATTCCACCACCTGAATGgattccaagaaaaaaaggtTATGATTTAGATGATTTAGATCTTACAATCCCTGCACCAATTTGTCAGGTTGTAACTGGTAAACAAGGTCTTTatcaacaaattaatatacaaaaaaaatctatgaCTGTTAAAGAATATAGCAAATTAGCTAATTCTGAAAGATATAATACTCCTCGTCACTTTGATTATGAAGacttagaaagaaaatattggaaaaatataacatatgtaGCACCAATATATGGAGCAGATGTATCTGGCTCATTGACTGATCCAGATGTAAAAGAATGGAATATCAATCATTTGGGGACAATACTTGATTATGTGAATAAAGATTATGGTATATCTATTGATGGTGTTAATACAGCTTATTTGTATTTTGGAATGTGGAAAACTACATTTGCATGGCATACAGAAGATATGGatttatattccataaattatttacattttggaGCTCCAAAAACCTGGTATGCTATACCACCAGAACATGGTCGACGGTTAGAGAGATTAGCAAGTGGTTTTTTTCCATCAAGTTATCAAAGTTGTCAAGCTTTTCTGCGTCATAAAATGTCTCTTATTTCAcctcaaatattaaaacaatattctaTTCCATGTAATAAA ataaCACAAGAAGCTGGAGAAATTATGATTACTTTTCCTTATGGATATCATGCAGGTTTTAATCATGGATTCAATTGTGCTGAATCCACAAATTTTGCTGCTCCACGATGGGTAGAATATGGGAAAAGAGCTACACAGTGTACCTGCAGTAAAGATATGGTTAAAATATCTATGGATACATTTGTAAAACGGTTTCAGCCAGAAAG atATGAATTATGGTTACGTGGAGAAGATATTGGTCCTCATCCTGAAGATCCCAAACAAACAGCTGCACCTATGCCTTCTCAAATGGATCTTTTGTGTAGTAATAGTCAATTACCACAAAGTTATTTGAATGCTGCTCCAAAAAATAAACGGCATACtatacataaaaagaaaaacataatgGCCACAAATCCTGATGTTGATATGGAAGAACTTGTAAACCGTCCTGATATTCCACCAGatgttaaaaaagtattacaaGATTTAGAATTGGAAGAAGTAGACGATCAACCAGATGAACAACAATTGGAAGTTTTAGAAGATATATGGTTAAAAGCTGGAGAAATGg ATGTGAATGAAGCTTCCGTGTTCGATGACGGTTATAATCGCAAAAAAAGTCGAaaacgtaagaaaaaaaatactgataaatctaaatctaaaaaagattataacaaaagtattaatgaaaatgttaaagtgaagactgaaataaaaatggagcCAAGCGATAGTTTTAATTTCCTACCTTCAACATTTTCTGAGCAAAATGctcaattagaaaataatcttcAAGGAAGttctaatatcattatatcaagtaataatattattgaaaatataaaagtagaaGAAAGTTCAGATTTTTCAGAAGCTGCTGATAAACcattgaagaaaaagaaaaaacattcaaaGTCTGGAGaatcaaagaaaatgaaatcaaagaacataaataaaactaaacgAAAACATTTGAACATATCTATTTTCGATACTAATGAGCCTTTGGATGTATCAGATGCTGATGTACAACGGAAATTGATGGCTATGCCAAGTCTTAATTTACACAAGACGCcaacaattaataaagatacaagtaatcatataatttcttctgataatgaaattaatatgaattccattaaagaaaaaaatttagtaagtATTGCAAATAATAGTCAAATTGCaagttctatatataataatacaaaagaaatggaaaaaattatagataatagtGTGAATGAGCGAGTAAATTTATATGCAAAGAGTACAAAAAAAACCAGTATAACTACAGTAAAACCATCAATTTCTAagcaaatttcattgaaaaatatttcttcagatCAAATAAAACCTAttcataaaatcgataaagtcATAGAATCTGAATGCACTAACGAAGATACAAATATCAATACACAAGAAACAAAATCGAACACTCTTACTAGTTGCAAAAGTGTGGGAACAATTATTACTGAAGGaactatattcaattatacgaAAAAAGATATCATTAAAGCTCCTAGATTGAGCGTTTTAAAATCTGCGTATAATATATCTGCAACTGATGTATCTAATGTATCAAAAGTTGATTCTGTAAAATCCATTGGAGAAGAAAACGATACTCGTATAccattaaaaaacttattagtTTCACCAAAGACTTGGCCTATTGCCAAACCTCGAGAACCTAAGCTTTCTGGTTCAGGCATTATGTttcttaatacaaattttcctaATCCACcgattttacaaaaagaaacattaaacCAAGAATTAGCAAACGAAACAAAGACTGTGGAATTGTCAAAACCTTTAACTTCATGCGCAATTCAAATACCACGATTAGAAGGTATTTTTGCGAAAAATACAATCTTAGCTCAACCATTAGCACAATCTGTAACATGTGTGAGTGGAATGAAAGCAGATATTAAAAGTCTTGGAAAGAGATCCACTACAGATACATCAAAAATGATGGCAACAAAATTTTGGCAACCTTCTACTAGTAATAATagcttattctttttaaaggaTATGAGAGATGAGCAAGCTCATTCTTCAACAAGTTTAGACGCTCCTGAAACTACTATTTCATCttcatcattaaatttaacgagCAACAATACATTCTTTTTAACTACAACTTCTAAATGCAGAAATATCTCGTTAAATACTCAATCACCATTaacgatcgattttaataaaaaatatttacagacTTCTACTTCGATTCCGAATACAGCAAGTtcgtttgtaaaaattataccaAAATCACaagattcattatttatgagaaaaacaattaatcagaaagaagaaatttataataggaaACCGTTCAAAAACGGAAGTACTATtgttaataaagtaaaaactgTATCCACACAAGTGGATGCTCCACTGGAAATCGTTCaactcaataaaaatataaatattacaaattcagATACTAGTATACAATATACTACAAATCATTCCATCACGGATTTACAGGATTCCCAGAAAACAATTACTATTTCACACTTACAACAAGAACAGTTTCCGAACGTAAttacaattgataataaattacaaagtcAGAATATACAAAAGAGTTCTGAAACTATGTACCACAGTATATCACcattaaaacaattaacaaACTCGAGGCGGAAaccaaaagagaaattaaaaaaggctACTAccaggaaaaaaatatctatagaGACGAAAATACTCGGAACAACAAATTTAGAAGAGTCAAATACAATTACATCTGTAGATCAATCACCTTCTGTGTCTCATCGTATTTCGATGGTACCAGGACATATATCCGACATGTTATATCCTAGTGTTCCGAATAATGAGTTATTAAAAGCATTCAATGATTATTGGAGTGCTCAAATTTCTCACTGTGCGATCTGCGCTCCGTTTACCTCGAGTTGTAATGGACATGGTAGATTAATGCCACCAGACTGGAAGTATTGTAAACCTACTGTTTTACCAGAAAGTTCTCCAATATgg gtATCTGCGAATGTATTCGTTGCAAATTCAAAGGAACAAGTCGTTGAACCAGAAAATGATAAGCTTTTACGTTGTAGAGAGTGTCACGTTACGGTTCATGCCTCCTGTTATGGAATCACCGTATTATCTACAGATTTACGAAATTGGGCTTGTGATAAGTGCAAAGCTGGTAAAACACAAGTA atgtGTTGTTTGTGTCCTATGCGAGGAGGAGCTCTTAAGCGAACTAGCGATAGTAATTGGGCGCATATATTGTGCGCTCTTCTATTACCAGGTGTAACTTTTAAGGATGCCATAAATAAGGATCCTATTAATGTATTAACCATCAAACCAAATAATGTCAAACAACAGTGTTGTTACTGCGGGCAGAAAGATGGGGCGTGTCTTAATTGTAATCAGTGTAATAATCTATTTCATCCATCTTGTGGACTTATTTCTGGTGCTACATTTACAATACCTGTATACAACTCACCAGAACTTCAG ATAACATGTGATGGACATGgtgatggaaaagaaaagataccaACGATTCGACAAGGAGAAATTGTATGGGCAAAACATCGTAATACGCGATATTATAAAGCAAAAGTAGATTCTATACATGATACTTTATTTTACATGGTTACATTTAGTGATGATAGTTTTAGCGAAGATTTATATCCATCAGATATTAca AATTATGATCCTGGAAATCCACCGCAACAAGGTGCTGCAGTCATTGTAAAATGGACGGATGGAAACTTATACAATGGTATCTTTGAAGGTACAAATCACCGAATCATGTATAct gtAATTTTCGAGGATGGTTCACAACTCGTAttaaaacgaaacgagattTATAGCTTACAAGAAGATATGCCAAAAAGAGTTCGTTCACGTTTG TCTGTTGCGACCGAAATGAAGCACCGATATCATTTATATGGGACAGAAGATGAATCGGAGGCGCAAAGAAAGGTGAAACCGTCGAAATATTgtgattag